The Daphnia pulex isolate KAP4 chromosome 3, ASM2113471v1 genome includes a region encoding these proteins:
- the LOC124191415 gene encoding uncharacterized protein LOC124191415, producing the protein MLRQHGSLVPTIKRSAVESLKLLSNLLSLRYSDILQSKIMMRFNSMSSSSTILLLFAGIVIFAAVHVHSRDLDCRRFVFAPMCRGATIKRSFIPNIGVNQDDVQELLLDYPKQQVMDAKTQPLLIPILIDRRIFEARSAANRHQAQLDAED; encoded by the exons ATGCTCCGACAGCACGGTAGTCTTGTTCCAACCATCAAAAGAAGCGCTGTCGAATCTCTCAAGCTCCTGTCCAATCTTTTATCACTGCGTTATTCAG ATATTCTGCAATCGAAAATAATGATGCGCTTCAACAGTATGTCTTCGTCCTCAACTATTCTACTTTTGTTTGCGGGAATCGTCATCTTCGCCGCTGTTCACGTGCATTCTCGAGACCTCGACTGTCG GCGATTCGTATTCGCTCCGATGTGCAGGGGGGCCACGATCAAAAGGTCATTTATTCCAAATATTGG TGTGAATCAAGATGATGTCCAAGAACTCCTGTTGGATTATCCTAAACAGCAAGTGATGGACGCAAAAACTCAACCGCTCTTGATACCCATCTTGATCGATCGG CGTATCTTCGAAGCCCGTTCGGCGGCCAATCGTCATCAAGCGCAGCTCGATGCTGAAGACTGA
- the LOC124191406 gene encoding uncharacterized protein LOC124191406: MPSISTCWSPCFWHMNVREGTFAVAFYTTFFPIVIIAYTAYVMRGGDSAQFYLPYFEADVKDTMQSVGAIAILFCLLFIICSFMLVQGVRKEYRGLFFPWMICMTLVVLFQAVYGLWIIIGYYILWNVFVSIVNWIWMAANMYFFMCVWSQYEIVTELQARHIELLYP, encoded by the exons ATGCCCTCCATATCAACTTGTTGGTCTCCCTGTTTCTGGCACATGAATGTTAGAGAGGGCACATTTGCCGTTGCATTCTACACCACA TTTTTCCCAATAGTCATAATAGCCTATACAGCTTATGTGATGCGTGGAGGAGATTCTGCCCAGTTTTATCTGCCCTACTTTGAAGCTGATGTGAAAGATA caATGCAGTCTGTTGGGGCCAtagctattttattttgcctGTTGTTCATCATTTGCTCCTTCATGTTGGTGCAAGGCGTCAGAAAAGAGTACAGAggccttttctttccttggaTGATCTGCATGACACTTGTGGTTTTATTTCAAGCTGTTTACGGCTTGTGGATCATCATTGGTTATTAcatt CTATGGAATGTATTTGTTTCAATCGTCAATTGGATTTGGATGGCCGCCAAT ATGTATTTCTTCATGTGCGTTTGGAGCCAGTACGAAATCGTGACAGAGTTGCAAGCCCGGCACATCGAGCTGCTCTACCCGTAA
- the LOC124191414 gene encoding protein YIPF6-like produces MEEFNSLPPFSSPSNEDYLVDVSGKMDSIPSISKPTNGEGKPEFNTLDEPIRLTIVRDLKAVGNKFFHVLYPRQQTSLLTEWDLWGPLILCTFMALLLQGRSDSTDHDGGPEFAEVFVIVWVGAMAVTINTKLLGGTISFFQSVCVLGYCLLPLSIALALCRIVLLLQQNTLFFVLRCGFSLTAFFWAVWAAIKFLGDSSPPRRKILAGYPIGLFYFVIAWLVVSLSNS; encoded by the exons ATGGAGGAATTTAACTCTCTTCCACCGTTTTCTTCGCCATCG AATGAAGATTACTTGGTCGATGTCAGCGGGAAAATGGACAGCATCCCTTCCATTTCTAAACCTACAAATGGTGAAGGAAAGCCCGAATTCAATACGTTAGATGAACCAATCCGCCTGACAATA GTACGTGATCTCAAGGCTGTAGGAAACAAGTTCTTTCATGTACTTTACCCTCGTCAACAAACTTCTTTATTAACAGAAT GGGACTTGTGGGGACCACTTATTTTGTGCACATTTATGGCATT ATTGCTACAGGGAAGAAGTGACAGTACTGATCACGATGGTGGACCAGAATTTGCAGAagtgtttgttattgtttggGTTGGTGCCATGGCTGTCACCATCAATACCAAATTACTAGGAGGAACAAT aTCATTCTTTCAAAGTGTTTGCGTATTGGGATATTGTCTGCTGCCCTTATCGATTGCGCTGGCGCTATGTAGGATTGTTTTACTTCTTCAACAAAACACTCTATTCTTCGTACTTCGTTGCGGATTTTCTTTGACGGCTTTCTTCTGGGCAGTCTGGG CGGCTATCAAATTTTTAGGGGATTCTTCCCCACCTCGTCGGAAAATCTTGGCTGGTTACCCGATTGGATTATTCTACTTTGTCATCGCCTGGCTCGTTGTTTCACTTTCCAATTCCTAA
- the LOC124191410 gene encoding transmembrane protein 131-like, with product MICCRNCAKSAVVLTVLAPLLTLVVLGVSHDKIGSSQNIRQEEGKPVQPIANHVKKQSNLITDSHGSLLFDPPLLDFGDCAVSVVWRQKVNIKNNRINEKPINILSISGSSLHFHCSFVEDKVLESSANTSFEVVFLSREEGYVEDTLYIHTTRGSFPYRIQARGLPNPFLAKPFVNVRIPVNTTFSPLIHLYNPFASALQVLEMFGSSCDIHLEMPMGGERENESLDWWLIPPHQSKAIAKVNFLAMRALNVTAFVRIRTNYTAHPHGSLMLPISLEVTSQPLLFCPQQYLDFGVVDANDPPKTLKLFVINSGNRPITVQTVTAMPLSEGLSIEFSPVKVPPSLTTPTLVALVSFNPSSVSQLRTASGRIVVQSKSGQFKATVGYQITVAASYLRYNRSSTQFLASQHLQLPSCQTLSVDNEFALPVDVLSAALSPQEYIEARNFSQTVLRTREQGLLLQLCLVKMPPLLGTPFVVNLHLKTNASAGLDIPVSVFSGKVVPIWRDEQEEDEEPESRRNNSTNRFIGWLTEGSSKEIHLALWNPNPVGVSLQGWGTNCSNAVLTYLGSESGTPAQFKSRFHFGNLTMATTVRPGSFAVFQLQILMQLDEAREVDVSSALFVHVRTVLETVAITLRYRTVTGSIRTIPDPLPWKANFLDPYLTTEVRLNSTLNESVTVVGFQAPAPFQHKLSFNLYNGNTSSIIHAMQSAGVARLAYPLDWHCAASPLSKLVSDWQLGQQRWWNALGDLDLTTSLYRCYESLSQSIWNQVASVKLVTKEIGFTEMPLRVDVNWPRLATKRRLHFPLTEMGRSSRMDLKLANPTASVVLAQILWLEDAQVEMKDLVSKLPAHLTEGIELPSLGGLKKNKQLQQNLKRSAFVLTEAEGDEQQESQDSVMVYLTPGSQAQLSVTFSPTTDLKYRSLLVIKNNVTGLELVSLSGQGQSAKFLLANRKPGSTQPLLFDIGEQHLKNCETGPNGGGSWQSRFQYLLPSVTVKRTFTARNRGPFPITITGFDINQSPCEGYGFRVLQCQPMTLLPNQSLSMEVAFTPDFTQTRVVRTLRLHSTVGGQDTPLNYTLMATLPTHMLVLCAAVLPRPNWEQFFYYGSVAVSVFLLLCVVTAATLEADRILRSGVVSMVTVVAAHSATREASDLEYSPSTAGHLLDLRAVGKEATTQLSSKPAPSPPPALSPLIEVSAKSTTGRGKKNKSKNKSRSALQPTAPLGTVKPPLVSWTPPAPKRSATPSPTISSSSQRSQTPPLSANVPPPQPSLPVPTLKVVTTKEETRLFKPKPNNKKTKSKSTPTAPSTNEDTKQQHAAKAAPVQPVTPVLPVVTTPPSPSILVVAPSPPVPAPQPTTTATDEPSEKRGRSSSVPSNNRNKANVTPTVQKSKNHPPPPPQPPKSSATPPVIVPTTTTSVATVVEAPKKMTETAAATATVTTTTTSTAATPVASVWQPRTHNKSLVKAPVTPLLQQTTNRPQPPVGKILPEVRRVAEEHPVLPKPIGYRHVREKASPPPPPPTCSTWNTEPNQPWYSLTTPTSPPSAPSGAWWPDGSSNPLHYLESSPDCWFGLPRLTSDYTESASIGSSMWPTSSTNPSGGPATPDVWPEVQPSPPSPLLQTLNNTAPVSRVYSPWSVPHWFDITQTRQQQQRQSQDPLLHLNPPNVVSTSNQLLQNNSLWDSSATRNNNNSSPPSNESWPSYSQF from the exons ATGATCTGCTGCAGAAATTGTGCAAAGTCAGCAGTAGTTCTTACAGTCTTGGCCCCTCTTCTTACTTTGGTTGTTTTGGGAGTAAGCCATGACAAAA TTGGCTCTAGCCAGAACATTAGGCAGGAGGAAGGAAAACCAGTCCAACCAATTGCAAATCATGTCAAGAAACAG aGCAATTTGATAACAGATAGTCATGGAAGTCTGTTGTTTGATCCTCCGCTTCTTGATTTTGGAGACTG TGCTGTTAGCGTTGTGTGGAGGCAAAAAGTCAATATCAAGAACAACAGGATTAACGAAAAGCCCATCAACATCCTTTCAATCTCTGGTTCATCGCTTCATTTCCACTGTTCATTTGTGGAGGATAAA GTACTTGAGTCATCGGCAAATACTTCTTTTGAAGTAGTTTTCCTTAGTAGAGAGGAGGGATATGTGGAAGACACCTTGTACATCCACACCACCAGGGGTTCATTCCCCTATCGA aTACAAGCCCGTGGTCTTCCCAATCCTTTTCTTGCTAAACCATTCGTGAACGTACGGATTCCGGTCAATACAACTTTTTCCCCTCTAATTCATCTCTACAACCCGTTTGCATCCGCACTACAG GTTCTAGAAATGTTCGGCAGTAGCTGCGACATCCATCTGGAAATGCCGATGGGGGGAGAGCGCGAAAACGAATCGCTCGACTGGTGGCTCATCCCACCACATCAAAGCAAAGCCATTGCCAAAGTCAACTTTCTGGCCATGAGAGCGCTTAACGTCACTGCTTTCGTAAG GATACGAACCAACTATACAGCTCATCCTCACGGCTCACTGATGTTGCCCATCAGTCTAGAAGTGACTAGTCAGCCGTTACTTTTTTGCCCTCAGCAGTACCTTGACTTTGGAGTAGTCGATGCCAACGATCCTCCCAAAACGCTTAAACTTTTTGTGATAAATTCTGGCAATCGACCCATCACCGTTCAG aCCGTGACGGCGATGCCACTAAGCGAAGGATTGTCGATCGAATTCAGTCCAGTCAAGGTCCCGCCATCTCTGACAACACCGACCTTGGTCGCCCTAGTTTCATTTAATC CTTCTAGTGTGAGTCAACTGAGAACGGCCAGCGGTCGAATTGTGGTCCAGTCCAAGAGTGGCCAATTCAAAGCTACCGTCGGCTATCAAATCACGGTTGCGGCCAGTTACTTGCGGTATAATCGTTCGTCGACTCAATTTTTGGCCAGCCAACACCTGCAACTGCCGTCGTGCCAGACACTAAGTGTCGATAATGAATTTGCCCTCCCCGTCGACGTTCTAAGCGCTGCACTCTCTCCACAG GAGTACATTGAAGCGCGGAATTTCAGTCAGACGGTTTTGAGAACTCGGGAGCAAGGATTGTTGTTGCAACTGTGTTTAGTGAAAATGCCACCTCTTCTCGGGACACCGTTTGTGGTTAATCTCCATCTGAAAACGAACGCCTCGGCCGGGCTGGACATTCCTGTGAGCGTCTTTTCCGGCAAAGTCGTTCCAATTTGGAGAGACGAACAGGAAGAGGACGAAGAACCCGAATCGAGAAGGAACAATTCAACGAATCGTTTCATTGGTTGGCTCACGGAAGGTTCCAGCAAAGAAATCCACCTGGCTCTGTGGAATCCCAATCCCGTGGGAGTCTCCCTTCAAGGGTGGGGTACGAATTGCAGCAACGCAGTCCTGACGTACCTCGGCAGCGAAAGCGGAACGCCAGCTCAATTCAAGAGCCGCTTTCACTTTGGCAATTTGACGATGGCGACGACCGTTCGACCGGGAAGCTTTGCCGTTTTCCAATTACAGATCCTGATGCAACTGGACGAAGCCCGGGAGGTTGATGTTTCTTCAGCGTTGTTCGTTCACGTGCGCACCGTTTTAGAAACGGTGGCAATTACACTGCGTTATCGGACCGTGACAGGAAGCATTCGAACCATTCCTGATCCGCTTCCCTGGAAAGCCAATTTTTTAGATCCATACTTGACTACAGAG gTCCGCCTCAATTCGACACTTAATGAATCTGTGACGGTGGTGGGTTTCCAAGCTCCAGCGCCCTTTCAGCACAAGCTGAGTTTTAACCTGTACAACGGCAATACGTCTTCGATCATCCACGCCATGCAATCGGCTGGCGTCGCTCGACTGGCCTATCCGCTTGACTGGCATTGCGCCGCATCTCCCCTCAGTAAATTAGTGAGCGACTGGCAATTGGGTCAGCAACGTTGGTGGAACGCTCTCGGCGATCTTGATCTGACAACATCACTCTATCGCTGCTATGAATCTCTGAGTCAATCCATCTGGAATCAGGTGGCATCGGTGAAGCTCGTCACCAAGGAGATTGGCTTCACCGAGATGCCCCTGCGGGTGGACGTGAATTGGCCGCGGTTAGCTACAAAGCGCCGGCTTCATTTCCCCTTGACCGAAATGGGACGCAGCAGCCGAATGGATTTGAAATTGGCCAACCCGACGGCCAGCGTCGTCCTGGCGCAGATCCTCTGGCTCGAAGACGCACAAGTGGAGATGAAAGATTTGGTGTCCAAGTTGCCGGCCCATTTGACAGAAGGCATTGAATTGCCTTCCTTAGGTGGCctcaaaaagaataaacagtTGCAACAGAACCTGAAACGTTCGGCGTTTGTGCTGACAGAGGCTGAGGGCGATGAACAGCAAGAGTCGCAGGATAGCGTCATGGTCTATTTGACACCTGGCTCTCAAGCACAATTAAGCGTGACGTTTAGTCCTACCACAGACCTCAAGTACCGATCGCTGCTCGTCATCAAGAACAACGTGACAGGCCTGGAACTGGTGAGTCTATCGGGGCAAGGACAATCGGCAAAGTTCTTGCTGGCAAACCGCAAGCCCGGCTCGACGCAACCGCTCCTTTTCGACATCGGAGAGCAACACCTCAAGAATTGCGAGACGGGGCCCAATGGCGGCGGTTCGTGGCAGAGTCGTTTCCAGTATTTGCTGCCTAGTGTGACAGTCAAGCGAACGTTTACGGCCAGAAATCGCGGCCCTTTCCCCATCACCATCACGGGATTCGACATCAATCAGTCCCCGTGTGAAGGCTACGGTTTCAGAGTTCTCCAGTGTCAACCCATGACGCTCTTGCCCAACCAAAGTCTCTCGATGGAGGTGGCGTTCACGCCAGACTTCACCCAGACTCGCGTCGTTCGAACTCTGAGACTCCACTCGACCGTTGGCGGCCAGGACACTCCGCTCAACTACACGCTGATGGCTACATTACCGACCCATATGCTGGTCCTCTGTGCGGCCGTCCTTCCGCGACCCAACTGGGAGCAGTTCTTCTATTACGGATCGGTCGCCGTCTCCGTCTTTCTCCTGCTCTGTGTCGTCACGGCCGCAACTTTGGAAGCTGATCGGATCCTCCGTTCTGGCGTCGTCTCCATGGTGACGGTCGTGGCCGCTCACTCTGCAACTCGGGAAGCGAGCGATTTAGAATATTCGCCATCCACTGCTGGCCATTTGCTTGATCTCAG GGCTGTCGGCAAGGAGGCAACCACTCAATTGTCTTCGAAACCGGCTCCGTCTCCTCCTCCTGCCCTTTCTCCTTTAATTGAGGTTAGCGCCAAAAGTACAACTGGGCGTGGCAAGAAGAACAAATCCAAGAATAAATCACGATCGGCGTTACAACCGACGGCTCCACTGGGGACGGTAAAGCCTCCCCTCGTCTCTTGGACCCCACCCGCTCCGAAACGTTCAGCCACACCTTCGCCCACCATCAGCAGTTCGTCTCAGCGGAGCCAAACGCCCCCGCTGTCTGCGAACGTGCCTCCACCACAACCTTCACTGCCAGTACCGACTCTCAAAGTCGTCACTACCAAGGAGGAGACACGTTTGTTTAAACCTAAACCCAATAATAAGAAGACGAAATCCAAATCGACTCCTACTGCTCCTTCCACTAACGAAGACacgaaacaacaacatgcAGCCAAAGCCGCTCCCGTTCAGCCCGTTACCCCTGTACTTCCCGTCGTTACTACTCCTCCTTCACCTTCCATCCTAGTTGTTGCCCCATCACCACCCGTTCCAGCGCCACAGCCCACGACAACAGCCACTGATGAACCGAGTGAAAAGCGCGGACGAAGCTCTTCGGTTCCTTCAAACAACCGGAATAAAGCCAACGTCACGCCGACTGTCCAGAAATCTAAAAATCAcccgcctcctccgccgcaACCACCCAAGAGTTCCGCCACTCCACCAGTGATTgtcccaacaacaacgacaagcGTTGCAACTGTTGTAGAGGCACCTAAAAAGATGACCGAGACTGCAGCAGCAACCGCGACggtgacaacaacaacaacatcgacgGCAGCGACGCCTGTGGCCTCTGTTTGGCAACCACGAACGCACAATAAATCCTTAGTTAAAGCCCCTGTCACTCCTTTACTTCAGCAGACAACCAACCGTCCCCAACCACCTGTTGGTAAAATCCTACCAGAAGTCCGACGCGTTGCCGAAGAACATCCGGTGCTGCCCAAACCGATCGGTTATCGACACGTTCGCGAAAAGGcttcgccgccgccgccgccgccgacaTGTTCGACATGGAACACAGAACCAAATCAACCGTGGTACAGTTTGACTACACCTACGAGTCCACCATCGGCTCCTTCCGGCGCCTGGTGGCCAGACGGAAGCAGCAACCCACTTCATTATCTGGAATCTTCGCCCGACTGTTGGTTTGGATTGCCCCGTCTCACTTCCGATTACACTGAATCGGCGAGCATAGGCAGTTCCATGTGGCCTACCAGCTCCACTAATCCATCTGGAGGTCCTGCCACTCCCGACGTATGGCCAGAAGTCCAGCCGAGCCCTCCAAGTCCATTACTACAGACCCTAAACAATACAGCTCCAGTGAGTCGTGTTTATTCTCCATGGTCTGTACCTCATTGGTTCGACATCACCCAGACgaggcagcaacaacaacgacagaGTCAAGATCCTTTGCTTCATCTTAATCCTCCTAACGTAGTTTCTACTAGCAACCAGCTGTTACAGAATAACAGTCTGTGGGACTCTTCAGCAACacgcaacaacaataacagtaGCCCACCCAGCAATGAATCTTGGCCGTCTTACTCCCAGTTTTAG